In Procambarus clarkii isolate CNS0578487 chromosome 5, FALCON_Pclarkii_2.0, whole genome shotgun sequence, the following are encoded in one genomic region:
- the LOC138351318 gene encoding tetra-peptide repeat homeobox protein 1-like gives MNNAAKLVPSVTHAAKAVPKNCKRDVNPLKAAPVGLLEAAPTGPLEAAPTGPLEAPPTDTLEAPPTGPLEAPPTGPLEAPPTGPLEAPPTDTLEAPPTGPLEAPPTGPLEAPPTGPLEAAPGPLEAVPTGPLEAPPTGPLEEPPTGPLEAPPGPLEAAPGPIRGSSHWPIKGSSYWPIRGSSWPIRGTSYWPIRGSSHWLIRGSSWPIRDSSWPIIC, from the exons ATGAATAATGCAGCTAAACTTGTTCCAAGTGTGACACACGCAGCTAAAGCTGTTCCAA aAAACTGCAAAAGGGATGTTAACCCGTTAAAGGCAGCTCCAGTTGGCCTAttagaggcagctcctactggcccattagaggcagctcctactggcccaTTAGAGGCACCTCCTACTGACACATTAGAGGCACCTCCTACTGGCCCATTAGAGGCACCTCCTACTGGCCCATTAGAGGCACCTCCTACTGGCCCATTAGAGGCACCTCCTACTGACACATTAGAGGCACCTCCTACTGGCCCATTAGAGGCACCTCCTACTGGCCCATTAGAGGCACCTCCTACTGGCCCATTAGAGGCAGCTCCTGGCCCATTAGAGGCAGTTCCTACTGGCCCATTAGAGGCACCTCCTACTGGCCCATTAGAGGAACCTCCTACTGGCCCATTAGAGGCACCTCCTGGCCCATTAGAGGCAGCTCCTGGCCCCATTAGAGGCAGCTCCCACTGGCCCATTAAAGGCAGTTCCTACTGGCCCATTAGAGGCAGCTCCTGGCCCATTAGAGGCACCTCCTACTGGCCTATTAGAGGCAGCTCCCACTGGCTCATTAGAGGCAGCTCCTGGCCCATTAGAGACAGCTCCTGGCCCATTATATGCTGA